One window from the genome of Labeo rohita strain BAU-BD-2019 chromosome 10, IGBB_LRoh.1.0, whole genome shotgun sequence encodes:
- the LOC127172557 gene encoding cytochrome c oxidase subunit 5B, mitochondrial, with product MAARLLLRSAVRAATTCRASPAVALSRGMAAGGIPTDEEQATGLEKKIMNAMKTGTDPYSVLKPKKYAGSKSDPHLVPSITNKRIVGCVCEEDNTAIVWFWLHEGEAQRCPSCGSHYKLVPHDLPH from the exons ATGGCCGCAAGGTTACTGCTGAGAAGCGCCGTCCGGGCCGCAACGACTTGCAGGGCCTCTCCAGCAGTCGCTCTGAGCCGAGGAATGGCAGCGGGAG GTATTCCCACTGACGAGGAGCAAGCAACTGGACTGGAGAAGAAGATTATGAATGCTATGAAAACAGGCACA GATCCTTACAGCGTGCTGAAGCCCAAGAAGTATGCCGGGTCAAAGTCAGACCCCCATCTTGTACCTTCCATCACCAACAAAAGAATCGTTGGCTGTGTCT GTGAGGAGGACAACACCGCTATCGTGTGGTTCTGGCTCCATGAGGGTGAAGCCCAGCGTTGTCCTTCATGCGGCTCTCATTACAAGCTAGTGCCTCATGATCTTCCTCACTGA
- the dbnla gene encoding drebrin-like a: MAVNLSKNGPALTNAYNEVVNGKTGTDWVLFTYEGNSNDIRVAGKGDGGLEEMVDELNSGKVMYAFCRVLDPSSGVPKFVLINWTGEGVKDIRKGVCANHVHSMANFLRGAHVTINARSDDDVEPAAIMEKVAKGSGANYHVHKESKQNNNYEPPGRVGSVYKKVSALHEIQGTERENFWAQAEQDEKNRRQEERRKANEERQRVEKERREQEAREAEERERRRREREKEIDQQRVFEKKQEADNKEQEQRKWEKEQEEHQSPVKAGILRSQSVQKANEAASIISQRSINPRELFLQKERSFDNSAPSSTSRPGQLRSPFLSQQAVSAEYPPNESRSQPLSPVRPAAAASVSHVPAPVSPVHETSTFSVKKEDPFSYDPFESQQAEGSEDEWDDSGEEGSSPNPGKQQSYDVNNIYTNVPTHESLYENVSQDFQTHADEEEETGENQNICARALYDYQASDDTEITFDPDDIISGIEMIDEGWWRGYGPDGHYGMFPANYVELL; encoded by the exons ATGGCAGTAAACTTGAGTAAAAACGGACCCGCGCTTACAAACGCATATAATGAGGTGGTGAACGGGAAAACGGGCACAGACTG GGTGTTGTTCACCTATGAAGGAAACAGTAATGACATTCGGGTTGCAGGCAAGGGAG ATGGTGGGCTTGAAGAAATGGTGGATGAACTGAACAGCGGTAAAGTCATGTACGCCTTCTGTAGAGTGTTGGACCCCAGCTCTGGAGTTCCCAAGTTTGTGCTCATCAACTGg ACCGGCGAGGGAGTCAAGGATATTAGAAAGGGTGTTTGCGCCAATCATGTTCACTCAATGGCCAATTTTCTGAGG GGTGCCCATGTGACTATCAACGCTCGATCGGATGATGATGTTGAACCCGCTGCCATCATGGAGAAGGTGGCCAAGGGCTCAGGCGCCAACTACCATGTCCACAAAGAATCAAAGCAGAACAATAATTATGAGCCTCCTGGACGTGTG GGTTCTGTTTATAAAAAGGTCAGCGCATTACATGAAATCCAAGGAACGGAAAGAGAAAACTTCTGGGCTCAGGCTGAG CAAGATGAAAAGAACCGCCGACAGGAGGAGCGCAGGAAGGCAAATGAGGAGAGGCAGCGTGTGGAGAAAGAACGGAGGGAGCAGGAAGCTCGAGAGGCAGAAGAACGAGAACGAAGgcggagggagagagagaaagagatcgACCAACAGAG GGTTTTTGAAAAGAAACAAGAGGCAGACAATAAAGAACAGGAGCAGAGGAAATGg GAGAAAGAGCAGGAGGAACACCAGTCTCCAGTCAAAGCAGGAATATTGCGATCTCAGTCTGTGCAGAAGGCCAAC GAGGCGGCCTCCATCATCTCTCAGCGCTCCATCAATCCCAGGGAGCTGTTCTTGCAGAAGGAGAGAAGTTTTGACAACAGTGCACCTTCTTCCACCTCCAGACCTG GTCAGCTGAGAAGCCCATTTTTATCCCAGCAAGCAGTCAGTGCAGAGTACCCTCCCAATGAAAGCAGGTCTCAGCCCTTATCTCCAGTTCGCCCTGCGGCAGCTGCCTCGGTGTCACATGTACCAGCTCCAGTCTCTCCTGTGCACGAAACTTCGACTTTCTCTGTAAAGAAAGAAG ACCCCTTCTCTTATGAtccatttgaatctcaacaagcCGAGGGTTCGGAGGATGAATGGGATG ATTCAGGTGAGGAGGGATCGAGCCCTAATCCTGGGAAGCAGCAAAGTTATGATGTAAACAACATCTACACAAACGTCCCAACGCATGAAAGTCTCTATGAGAATGTTAGCCAG GATTTCCAAACCCATGCTGATGAAGAAGAAGAGACAGGCGAAAATCAGAACATCTGTGCAAGAGCACTTTATGACTACCAAGCTT CGGATGACACAGAGATCACCTTTGACCCGGATGATATTATCTCAGGGATCGAGATGATAGATGAGGGCTGGTGGAGGGGTTATGGTCCTGACGGTCACTACGGAATGTTTCCTGCTAATTATGTTGAGCTTCTTTAA